In Rhodovulum sulfidophilum DSM 1374, the following are encoded in one genomic region:
- a CDS encoding ABC transporter permease, translating into MTAATTDLPRPEVRPAVALWRRFARNRAALLGLVLFGAVLVMAATAGLIEPVDPLRRAGDPLTKPFIDWAVPLGTDQLGRDILAELFHGARISLLVGVLATLLSIGIGVVVGAVSGFFGGWVDDVLMRVTEAFQTIPNFVLLLALVAILGSSIEYITLAIAIVSWTAPARMVRAEFLSLRSREFVDAARNLGVSNGALIFREILPNALPPVIVYASVIMALSILLESALAFLGLGDPNYASWGNMIGQGRAVLRTDWYCAVIPGIAIVLTVLSFSLLGEGLNDALNPRQKKQ; encoded by the coding sequence ATGACCGCCGCGACCACAGATCTGCCGCGCCCCGAGGTCCGCCCCGCCGTCGCGCTCTGGCGCCGCTTTGCCCGCAACCGCGCCGCCCTGCTGGGGCTGGTGCTGTTCGGGGCCGTCCTCGTGATGGCCGCGACCGCCGGGCTGATCGAGCCCGTCGACCCGTTGCGCCGCGCGGGCGATCCGCTGACGAAACCCTTCATCGACTGGGCCGTGCCGCTCGGCACCGACCAGCTTGGCCGCGACATCCTGGCCGAGCTGTTTCACGGCGCCCGGATCTCGCTTCTGGTCGGCGTGCTGGCGACGCTCCTGTCGATCGGCATCGGCGTCGTCGTTGGCGCCGTTTCGGGCTTCTTCGGCGGCTGGGTCGACGATGTGCTGATGCGGGTGACCGAGGCGTTCCAGACCATTCCCAATTTCGTGCTGCTCTTGGCGCTGGTGGCGATTCTGGGCTCGTCCATCGAATATATCACGCTGGCCATCGCCATCGTGTCCTGGACCGCGCCCGCGCGCATGGTCCGGGCCGAGTTCCTGTCGCTGCGCAGCCGCGAATTCGTCGATGCGGCGCGCAATCTGGGCGTCTCGAACGGGGCGCTGATCTTTCGCGAGATCCTGCCCAACGCGCTGCCGCCGGTGATCGTCTACGCCTCGGTCATCATGGCGCTGTCGATCCTTCTGGAAAGCGCGCTGGCCTTCCTGGGGCTGGGCGATCCCAACTATGCCAGCTGGGGCAACATGATCGGGCAGGGGCGCGCGGTCTTGCGCACCGACTGGTACTGCGCCGTCATTCCCGGCATCGCCATCGTGCTGACGGTTCTGTCCTTCTCGCTTCTGGGCGAGGGGCTGAACGATGCGCTCAATCCGAGGCAGAAGAAACAATGA